In Candidatus Hydrogenedentota bacterium, the following are encoded in one genomic region:
- a CDS encoding general secretion pathway protein GspK yields MKRGSDKKGFILVTAALVISMLAVLCMCIAHWTQIQLAESSYRQIECQMERYIDNALIGAVYLIQSGGHHSYCGSYKTVDEPQWFDESTSVTVKMMINDLGGRIPINHANPLILKEVLKEVWGSDAHVRSVIAAIEDWRGTAPNPRFNLSYGMQDPPYSARHAPLKRIEELLYVEGISAAQFWGSLAVSRPGDDTPFLTQLSDTSSFSGLYDYLHAHPRLGLSVNGVPPHVWRVLLRAALFDRPGAAERIIPSVLALRFGADGVAGTNDDLAIESPQALFTTLGDDGMVAAQRLNEWLNFVFSAQALEIRIHISSSDSFVIKESVALVVSDGAGRYRPERFAYVR; encoded by the coding sequence ATGAAGAGGGGCTCCGACAAGAAAGGCTTTATTTTAGTGACTGCAGCACTGGTAATATCGATGTTGGCGGTGTTATGTATGTGTATCGCTCATTGGACACAAATACAGCTGGCTGAGAGCAGCTATAGGCAAATAGAATGCCAAATGGAGCGCTATATAGATAATGCGCTCATCGGGGCTGTCTACTTAATTCAAAGCGGTGGACATCATTCTTATTGCGGCAGCTATAAAACCGTGGATGAGCCCCAATGGTTTGATGAGTCAACATCGGTGACGGTGAAGATGATGATTAATGACTTAGGCGGCAGAATACCCATTAACCACGCCAACCCTCTGATCCTGAAGGAAGTGTTAAAAGAAGTATGGGGGAGCGATGCACATGTGCGCTCCGTCATAGCCGCCATTGAAGATTGGCGCGGTACAGCGCCTAACCCACGATTCAACTTGAGCTATGGCATGCAAGACCCGCCATACAGTGCACGGCATGCCCCCTTAAAACGCATTGAAGAGCTGCTCTATGTGGAGGGGATCTCTGCAGCGCAGTTTTGGGGATCTTTGGCAGTTTCCCGACCCGGTGACGATACGCCATTTTTGACGCAACTGTCTGATACTTCGTCATTTTCAGGGCTTTACGATTATCTTCATGCTCATCCCCGCTTGGGACTCTCCGTAAATGGAGTGCCGCCTCATGTTTGGCGGGTGCTGCTTCGTGCTGCATTGTTCGACCGGCCCGGCGCGGCAGAGCGGATAATCCCCTCTGTTTTGGCGTTACGATTTGGAGCTGATGGGGTGGCGGGAACCAACGATGATCTGGCCATAGAGTCACCACAAGCGCTTTTCACCACCCTTGGCGACGACGGCATGGTTGCCGCACAACGTTTGAACGAGTGGCTCAATTTTGTATTCAGCGCCCAAGCGCTCGAAATACGCATTCATATTTCTTCATCAGATAGTTTTGTTATTAAGGAATCCGTCGCGTTGGTGGTTTCCGATGGCGCAGGTCGATATAGGCCCGAACGATTTGCTTATGTTCGATAA
- a CDS encoding prepilin-type N-terminal cleavage/methylation domain-containing protein, whose amino-acid sequence MMESRASNQNPFAASKRGMALIELLVSIVMIGVGMTAIIRALDGCVRTSAVSLDRDIVRPLLEQTLHEHTFNSDKNDSGRFESPFERFEWRVARKPIEGTPLTEIKTTISWRHGQKRYSMEGSRLCLP is encoded by the coding sequence ATGATGGAGAGCCGCGCCTCAAATCAAAATCCTTTCGCTGCGTCTAAGCGAGGTATGGCTTTGATCGAATTGCTCGTATCCATTGTGATGATTGGTGTCGGTATGACCGCTATTATCCGGGCTTTGGATGGGTGTGTACGCACTTCCGCCGTCAGCCTTGATCGGGATATTGTACGGCCCCTGTTGGAGCAAACACTTCATGAACATACATTTAATTCCGATAAAAATGATTCAGGCCGTTTTGAATCGCCCTTCGAGCGATTTGAATGGCGTGTGGCACGCAAACCCATCGAAGGAACACCTTTGACTGAGATTAAAACAACAATAAGCTGGCGTCATGGACAAAAACGCTATTCTATGGAGGGCTCACGCTTGTGCCTGCCATAA